In Labilithrix sp., a genomic segment contains:
- a CDS encoding GldG family protein yields MERKKRAATESGALLFIIAAIVVGVNALSYFMYWRKDMTKAEKYTLSEGSGRLIRGIKDGEQIKVEAYVTRGLPKLDAFVRDLRDLLQQYKDAGAGKFDYVIIEPKTEEERKKAEEAGLQKLQRVEGSDTEDKAEVAQGYMGLVFTYKTQKEKIPVLSPDNNTGLEFWITNKIRELKDAGDKTKHKIGMLTGHDEIKLSEPNLVPGQGRQGGPTIQAIIGQYFPFYELKEVDLKGGDDEIDETLDGLLITQPGKELTEKELRRIDQFVMRGKSLAILASAVNVKAGDATMNAKLETHGLEKLAAGYGIEMNKDVVLDFGRSFRVRVDTLTGPRTMIFPQILDVREDSRFTGDEVLLDTSFAAFFRIPQASFPFASSLTLKKDKQPQLGDKLRVIAHSTPAAIVETGDTVDLKPARQWRPKGNFQQFGIAAAAEGKLKTAFPEGDKMGVETPAESSNNARVLVLSSAQFFVNPFVRSGQGPDLGQMGMMMGGAGGDEFLMSVAGPYVQLIGTTFILQTKNLLDWMTGDVDLLAASAKILQEPNLAYGDVVKPKAGEEMTEEQLKKEEDRIKKERKTKQYWIEGTMTLGVPALFIAIGLILWRVRETRRQNAVALLEA; encoded by the coding sequence ATGGAACGTAAGAAGAGGGCCGCGACCGAGAGCGGCGCGCTGCTGTTCATCATCGCCGCGATCGTCGTCGGCGTGAACGCGCTCAGCTACTTCATGTACTGGCGCAAGGACATGACGAAGGCGGAGAAGTACACGCTGTCGGAGGGCAGCGGGCGCCTCATCCGCGGGATCAAGGACGGCGAGCAGATCAAGGTCGAGGCGTACGTCACGCGCGGCCTCCCCAAGCTCGACGCGTTCGTGCGCGACCTTCGCGATCTCCTCCAGCAGTACAAGGACGCGGGCGCGGGCAAGTTCGACTACGTCATCATCGAGCCGAAGACGGAGGAGGAGCGCAAGAAGGCCGAGGAGGCCGGGCTCCAGAAGCTCCAGCGCGTCGAGGGCTCGGACACGGAGGACAAGGCGGAGGTGGCCCAGGGCTACATGGGCCTCGTCTTCACGTACAAGACGCAGAAGGAGAAGATCCCGGTCCTCTCTCCCGACAACAACACCGGCCTCGAGTTCTGGATCACGAACAAGATCCGCGAGCTCAAGGACGCGGGCGACAAGACGAAGCACAAGATCGGCATGCTGACCGGTCACGACGAGATCAAGCTCTCGGAGCCGAACCTCGTGCCGGGTCAGGGCCGTCAGGGCGGCCCCACCATCCAGGCGATCATCGGCCAGTACTTCCCCTTCTACGAGCTGAAGGAGGTCGACCTGAAGGGCGGCGACGACGAGATCGACGAGACGCTCGACGGCCTCCTCATCACCCAGCCGGGCAAGGAGCTCACCGAGAAGGAGCTCCGCCGCATCGACCAGTTCGTGATGCGCGGCAAGAGCCTCGCGATCCTCGCGAGCGCGGTCAACGTGAAGGCGGGCGACGCGACGATGAACGCGAAGCTCGAGACGCACGGCCTCGAGAAGCTCGCCGCCGGCTACGGCATCGAGATGAACAAGGACGTCGTCCTCGACTTCGGTCGCTCGTTCCGCGTCCGCGTCGACACCCTCACCGGCCCGCGCACGATGATCTTCCCGCAGATCCTCGACGTGCGTGAGGACTCGCGCTTCACCGGCGACGAGGTCCTCCTCGACACGAGCTTCGCCGCGTTCTTCCGCATCCCGCAGGCGTCCTTCCCGTTCGCCTCGTCGCTCACGCTGAAGAAGGACAAGCAGCCGCAGCTCGGCGACAAGCTCCGCGTCATCGCGCACTCCACGCCCGCGGCGATCGTCGAGACCGGCGACACGGTCGACCTCAAGCCCGCGCGCCAGTGGCGTCCGAAGGGCAACTTCCAGCAGTTCGGCATCGCCGCGGCGGCGGAGGGCAAGCTGAAGACGGCCTTCCCCGAGGGCGACAAGATGGGCGTCGAGACGCCCGCCGAGTCGTCGAACAACGCGCGCGTGCTCGTCTTGTCGTCCGCGCAGTTCTTCGTCAACCCGTTCGTCCGCTCGGGCCAGGGCCCGGACCTCGGGCAGATGGGCATGATGATGGGCGGCGCCGGCGGCGACGAGTTCCTCATGTCGGTCGCGGGTCCGTACGTCCAGCTCATCGGCACGACGTTCATCCTCCAGACGAAGAACCTCCTCGACTGGATGACGGGCGACGTCGACCTCCTCGCGGCCTCGGCGAAGATCCTCCAGGAGCCCAACCTCGCGTACGGCGACGTCGTGAAGCCGAAGGCGGGCGAGGAGATGACGGAGGAGCAGCTCAAGAAGGAAGAGGACCGCATCAAGAAGGAGCGCAAGACGAAGCAGTACTGGATCGAGGGGACGATGACCCTCGGCGTCCCCGCGCTCTTCATCGCGATCGGCCTCATCCTGTGGCGCGTTCGCGAGACCCGCCGTCAAAACGCAGTCGCACTCCTCGAGGCCTGA
- a CDS encoding ABC transporter permease subunit, producing the protein MSSETIEKDTKKKPLAAAEADERDERDEDEEEEESDEEEGSDDDDGDDDESDEAATRPLKTSEAAAGPREKVVIDRPSTASMIWTIARRELAGYFNSVITYIVISASMVGLGLFFYMYKGGFWQVDRVTMQRMFDFLPFALCALVIPLFTMRALADEKRVGTIELLITMPVKDSEVILGKFIAALAILTVQLALVVLYPIAMFKWPWHLGELDWGAFWVGMLGLFCLSATGVAMGLMYSSFTDSQILSFFATMLTLTLLYAIGQVSAVESLQGWPGDAIAFISLQSRFEPFARGLIDSRAIVYFVSICVLCLLVAFHALERRKWA; encoded by the coding sequence ATGAGCAGCGAGACGATCGAGAAGGACACGAAGAAGAAGCCTCTCGCCGCCGCCGAGGCCGACGAGCGTGACGAGCGCGACGAGGACGAGGAAGAAGAAGAGTCCGACGAGGAAGAGGGCTCGGACGACGACGACGGCGACGACGACGAGTCCGACGAGGCCGCCACGCGTCCGCTGAAGACCTCCGAGGCGGCCGCCGGCCCGCGCGAGAAGGTCGTCATCGACCGCCCGAGCACGGCGAGCATGATCTGGACGATCGCGCGCCGCGAGCTCGCCGGCTACTTCAACTCCGTCATCACGTACATCGTCATCAGCGCGAGCATGGTCGGTCTCGGCCTGTTCTTCTACATGTACAAGGGCGGCTTCTGGCAGGTCGACCGCGTCACCATGCAGCGCATGTTCGACTTCCTGCCGTTCGCGCTCTGCGCGCTCGTGATCCCGCTGTTCACGATGCGCGCGCTCGCGGACGAGAAGCGCGTCGGCACGATCGAGCTCCTCATCACGATGCCGGTGAAGGACTCCGAGGTCATCCTCGGCAAGTTCATCGCCGCGCTCGCGATCCTCACCGTGCAGCTCGCGCTCGTCGTGCTCTACCCGATCGCGATGTTCAAGTGGCCGTGGCACCTCGGCGAGCTCGACTGGGGCGCGTTCTGGGTCGGCATGCTCGGCCTCTTCTGCCTGTCCGCGACCGGCGTCGCGATGGGGCTCATGTACTCGAGCTTCACCGACAGCCAGATCCTCTCCTTCTTCGCCACGATGCTGACCCTGACGCTGCTCTACGCGATCGGTCAGGTCTCCGCGGTCGAGTCGCTCCAGGGTTGGCCCGGCGACGCGATCGCCTTCATCAGTCTCCAGTCGCGCTTCGAGCCCTTCGCGCGCGGCCTCATCGACTCGCGCGCGATCGTCTACTTCGTCTCGATCTGCGTGCTTTGCCTGCTCGTCGCGTTCCACGCGCTCGAGCGCCGTAAGTGGGCCTGA